In one Brevibacillus composti genomic region, the following are encoded:
- a CDS encoding DUF4367 domain-containing protein produces the protein MGNSEKFEINGNKAEFQENEKFITLSWKHKGVSYFLIARTSDKLSKDK, from the coding sequence ATGGGGAACAGCGAAAAGTTTGAAATTAACGGTAATAAAGCTGAATTTCAAGAAAACGAAAAATTCATCACGTTATCCTGGAAGCATAAAGGAGTTAGTTATTTCTTAATTGCACGCACATCTGATAAATTATCTAAAGATAAGTAA